TCTGGTATATGGCCCCGATTACCTTCATTTTGCTTCTTCTCGAGTACAACCTTTCTTAAGAACTTCAATCTGAGATCTGCCTTCCAGGTGCTTAAATGATGAAGTCTTGAATTTGCAAAAAAGTGCTTGAGGAAATCTGGATGCTTTGCATCCATCGCAATTTTCTGAATTCTAGAAACAACTTTGTCTGGTGCTTCTTTAATTGAGAGTTCTTTTTCTAACTCTGGGAGTTCATTCTCCTCCATGTCATCTTCAGGTTGCTCCGATAGAATTTTGTCAAGTATACTCTCATTATGCgactcttcttctttttcttctttttcctctttttctttatcttcataTTGCACTTCTGATCcttctgtttcttctcCCATTCCTCCTTTACTTTGATGATCTTCTATATCTTCCTCCGTTGCAAAATTTAATCGTTTTTGGCCGTACGACACATCTTGCATTAATCGGTAGTTAGTCCAATCTAGCAAATCATTCTGCTCAATGCAATCGATGATCCATTTGGCACGCACCACTCTATAgttcttgaattcaattctttttctggGCGTTAGTCTATCACACACAATATGAGTAGCAGAACCTTTGCTTGATAAATAGCCTAGAAACTTTCCTCCGTGAAGAATTACTAGACGGTggatttcattaattgaAGGAACAGTATGGCCATTAACATGAATTACACAACCTTCGAATATAGGCTTACGTATCTCCATATTTTCatcttgattttgatattttctcCTTTCAAGGTCCCATCtgatatattctttatcCGCCTTTTGCTGTTTTACATGCTTGTTATGGAAATAAGTAGCGTAATCCCCAAATTCGTGTTTCGGCAACATTTTACTCTCGTTTTCACTTCCTCCTTCAGAGCTATCTTCCACGTAATCGGCCACACGATCAACCTCCGATTGTCCCTCTTCGCTTTCGGCTGAAAGTACCTCTGGCACCGCAAAATTCCGTTCCGCTGGCCTATCTTCGCCCAGTCCCTGGTTCTTGTATCCACCACTACTAGCATGACTGATCTCAAGTAATTTACCTGTAAAACTCGTCCGTCTCGAATGTATATTCGCCAAAACATCATCCAATCCATCATCAAATGGATCTGAACTTAACGACACCATGCTCCTAAAACTGGAATTAACATCTTCCAAGACACCTTTTCCTGCTTCCACGGGAGTTGACTCATCCTGTATGTCATCTAAGACTATGCTGTGGCTTTTCAGCTCCTGTTGGCTCAAACTATTGATATGAGAAATCAACTGACTATCATCTAAACATCGTAAAAACCTTTGGTACTGACTACCATTTTCCTCATTTTCTTCACTCATCAAACATTAAAACAGCTCCTACTGTCCGTGCCACCTTCAAATTGTCCATATATACTATACGAACCACCTTGCAACCGTAATCAAAACTACCTTTGTCTGAAATCAGATCAGAAATATGGAATAATGCGGTCATGTGATTTAtggattttttttaatgaaCAGCGCAAGTTAAACCTGTTGATGAATCAGAAGATAAACAAAAGATAAATAGACCAAAGAAGTTTAATAACGTTATTAGATTAATCCATAATGGTACGTAAAACGCGGTAGTTTggtattttaattattggaataaGCAACgtaatgaatttaaattgaGTATTAAGAATTGAGATTAATACTATTGGTTGTTTCTATAAATAGAGGCGTTTATGATTGAAATAGAAGTACTAACTGAACTTATTCCAggctgaaaaattatctgAGCAACAAATCGCTGAATTTAAGGAAGCATTTTCCTTGTTCGATAAGGATGGAGATGGAAAAATCACGACTAAGGAATTAGGTACTGTAATGAGATCGTTAGGGCAAAACCCATCAGAAAGTGAATTGACTGACATGATTAATGAAGTTGACGTCGACAGTGATGGATCTATTGATTTCCCAGAATTTTTGACCATGATGGCTAGAAAGATGAAAGATACCGATTCAGAGGCTGAAATTGCAGAAGCTTTTAAAGTTTTCGACAGAAACGGAGATGGTAAGATCAGTGCTGCTGAATTAAGACATGTTTTGACCTCCattggtgaaaaattatccGATGCTGATGTCGATCAAATGATTAGAGAAGCAGATGTTAACAACGACGGTGAAATcgatattcaagaatttaCTCAATTATTATCTACTAAATAGAtccttttcaattgtttggCGTGTTTATTTCCTGGTTTTACATTGTCGTCATGATACTTAGTTCCTTATTTGCTACTATTATCTTTTAGATTGGTAGTTATTCTCTATTTATGTTTTATAGTTTTAGGTATGTATCCTTTTAATTTGTTGACTTCATTGAACTATGTATTTTCTATAGGATACCTACCGCCGAAAGATTACatctaaattatttaattcgaATAAACAACACATTGATTAATATATAGCGATATACAGCACTTGGAGTATATTTaacaatttaaaattaatttcttaatgAATGAAACCGCCCTATTTTACCCGATGATGGACTTCTTAGTATATTAGGAGGGGTGGACGATATCCTTGGTCTAGGAAGAGCATGACGATCACCAATATCGTAGAGACCATCCTTATTATTTCCCGATTTATCACCCTCTTCAAAATGATCATTATCAAAGGTCAAATCGTCAACATTTCTGTTAATTAAATAACGCAAAGCATTATACCATATATTATGGCGTTGTCTTGTAGCACATgttattttaattgatcTATTCTGGGAATGAACAATAATACTTTTATGGTATAAACCTGTTGGCAAAGGATTATTGTCTTCAACGCTTTGAACACCAATGATCGCAGCTGCTCGAGTTTTAAGTTCAGCCGGGTTGGTAAGTACAGGATTCGATGACGACCAGTAAAGTGTTAACGAATATGGATGAACCCAGAAATATCTTTCATGACGACTCTCTGAAATTGAGCTCAATGGGCCTAAACGGCGATAGtacttgaataaatattctcCAATAACAACTTGTGTAATTGCCGGTATCATAGATTTATCAGTTAATGAAACGTTTGTTGCCATTGAGAGAACACCAGTAGTGTGAAGTGAATCACTAATACTGTTGACATTGGAATAATGTGACAAATTGGATCTGATTGAATTGGATGCGGTTAAGGTGTTCATTTGCTTATGGTACGAACCGGTTGACCCAAATGATGGAGGACTCTTTATGTTTCCTCCTGGTGGTGGTTGCGAAAATTTTGAGACTAAATTCATTTCAGGACTTCCActgtttgattttggaaCAGCCTGTAAAGTATCCGTATGAGTATATCCACGTTTCTCTGCATACTTCTTGAAAGTTTCATCGgaaactttttcaatgCACAAAGAATCGTTTCTTGTTAATTTGTTATAATAAGTCGTCGGTATCACTGTCACCTTGTTCACATCAGCAGTCCTTGAAACTGTAGTTGCAACAAAGGCAGATTTCGGTACACATAAAAGTCCTAATTTTCTACCAACTTCAGTCAACTTATCCTTATCTTCTACTACTCTCGATAACTTTTCATACTTGGCAAAATCGTCTTCTGTAATAACTGATAACCCTAATTCGGAAGCCACTGAAGTAAGCTCAGCCACCGACAAATTTATCGGAGGAGGATTTTTACCGATATTGGCAAGCGATTTCAATTCATGataatctttcttttctaataaaaCCATATCAATTTCTGACAGCTTGTTAATTAATGCTTCTTTACTAAAATCTGACTCTGAATTTCTACccaaattaaatatttggaaatcTTTTTCTGCAATGCTTTgcttcatcttcaatatatcaACCTCTGGTACTAATGTGAGAGATAACTCTTTCGCCTGGTCTCGCAAGCGTTGTTCGCACAATCTTGGGTTTGAAAGCTCTTCATATTCTTGTTTGGAGATCACAAccatatcaatatttgctGCCTTTTTAGTCAACTCATCTGCATCAAAGTCTCCAGTCAGATCGCTTCTACTGATACCGCTATACAAGTCCGGAACTGGTGCAGCCTTCTCTATAGAGATCTCCCCAGAGCTTACTCTATAACCACGATTTTCTGCCATTTCAATAATCTCTGCGTCTGACACGTCTCTTAGTTTATCATCAATAGCCTTTTCGATAGATTCAAATTCCTCAATTGGCATGATATGTAGACCACACTCTCGTGCTTTTGCTGAAAGAAATTCAGGAGTAGGCTTGTTCATTTgtgatttcaaattttcatattcagCCTTGTCAATGGCTACTAAACCAAGAGATTTAACTTTTTCATCGAAAGGTTGATTGGCTACAGACAGCAATTGCTcgtattcttcaattgataagACTGTTAACCCATTCAACAATGCATTGTTTTTGATGCTTTCAATTGACGGCTTGTTAGCTCTGACTAATAAGTCATTATATTCTTCCGGacaaattattttcttatCTGATTCTTTTGCATGCTCTTCCAATGATCTATTCGCAACAGATTTCAAGCTATCATACTTCTCTGCTTCAACGATTCTATGTCTTTGAGAATACGCCTTCTCCATTAAGTATTCTAATGATGGATTTGCTATATTTCCTTgcaatttatcaaattcagaGATTGATATGATTCGTTGCTTTCTACTTGCAGCTTTAAGTTCCAATGGCTCCTCCATTGACTTACGTAACTCATCTAATTCCTTCGAATCTATAATAGAGAATCCACGAAGGTTTGCCTTTTCCAAGATATAGTCTAATGAAGGTGATTCAagtttttgatattcttccAATGTTAGCAACTTTAGATTTGCAGCCTCGGCCTTCAGAGTTAGTGGTTCAATTGCACTTTTCTCTAAATTCTTAAATTCGTCAATCGGAATAATCTTCATTTGTACTTTAGCAGCCTTATCTTCTATAGACTCAGAAGCAACTTTTTGTAACTCCTCCAAATCTTTTGCTCCAATCAACTTCAATGACAATTTATCGGCCCTGTTCTTAATTGACTCATTAGCTTTGCTCTCTAAGTCTATAAATTCTGGGCGGCTTATTACAATATGTTCTCGCTTTTCAGccttttctttaatatgATCCAATGAAGGGCTATCTATTACACTTTTGAGTTCAGCTAATTCTCCAGTCAAAATTAGGGAATGATCATATTTTAGAGATTTCTCTTTAAGATGATCTAAACCTGGATCGTTAGCCTTATCACGTAAATCTTCGTACATAGATGTCTCTATGATCGTTTTGTTTAAAACATTGTTTTTATATTCGGCAGCTTCATCATTCAACTTCTCATATTCACTCTTAGGCACAACTAAGTGGTCGTGGATCTTCAGCTTCTCGGAAAGACTCTCCAACGTAGGGGTTTCGACCTGCTTCTTCAAAGTCTCATATTCACTCTTAGGCACAACTAAGTGGTCGTGGATCTTCAGCTTCTCGGAAAGACTCTCCAACGTAGGGGTTTCGACCTGCTTCTTCAAAGTCTCATATTCACTCTTAGGCACAACTAAGTGGTCGTGGATCTTCAGCTTCTCGGAAAGACTCTCCAACGTAGGGGTTTCGACCTGCTTCTTCAAAGTCTCATATTCACTCTTAGGCACAACTAAGTGGTCGTGGATCTTCAGCTTCTCGGAAAGACTCTCCAACGTAGGGGTTTCGACCTGCTTCTTCAAAGTCTCATATTCACTCTTAGGCACAACTAAGTGGTCGTGGATCTTCAGCTTCTCGGAAAGACTCTCCAACGTAGGGGTTTCGACCTGCTTCTTCAAAGTCTCATATTCACTCTTAGGCACAACTAAGTGGTCGTGGATCTTCAGCTTCTCGGAAAGACTCTCCAACGTAGGGTTGTCAATCTGTTCCATTAGTTTGTTGTAATCAACAGATGAAATCGGCTTTATGTTTTGTCTTTTAGCTTTAACTTCGAATGGTTCATTGAAAGACGAAATTAAGTTGTCATATTTCTCTTGGGGCACCGCCACATAATCATACCTATCCAACTTTTCAGTAATATGTTCTAACGAAGGTGACTCCACTTTCTCGATCACTTTCTGTaagttttctttgaaaatacCGGTTTGACCCTTTTCAAGCGCCTTCGCGTCCATCTTCATATTCATACCAAAATGACACCATAATGCATCTAAGTCTGACATTGGTAAAGCAAGCATACTTGATTCTTTCGCAATTTCATGAACTGTCTTTTTAGAATGTTCTTTGAGCTTGCTGTATTCATCGTTGGTTATCATCACCATATCTAATACTTCTGCCTTTCCTGACAAGTATGAAGTAGATGGTGATGCGATTTCTTCTgtcaatttattgaattcttcgACAGAAAGTACCACCATACCAAGCTCTTCGGCCTTTTGATGAATAGGCTTCTCTGCAtcataatataatttactcAAATCTGACGAAGGAATTACGGTGTAGCCATAATGTTCAGCTTTTCTAGTAATATGTTCAATACTTGGGTTATCGATACTCTTTTCCATCAAACCATAGTCTTCAATACTAATAACTTTCATATTTTCCTCATTTGCTCTGTCaatcaaagatttattcgcattcttcaataatgaagaatgtTCATTTTTAGGTAAAACAATATGATCAAGTAACATGGCTTTTTCGGAAACATGTTCAAGAGTAGGACTTGTGACTTGTAAATTCAAAGCATCGTATTGACTGCTTTCCATCACAGTTAATCCTATTAATGACGCAACTAAATGTAAATGAGATTCATCCGGATGATGAGCTAATCTAACTAGGTCATCATGTTCGCTTTGATTCAATAAAACAAATCCGATTGATTTCGTTTTGTCTTgtaaataatcttttgatGGGTTTAaaactttttcatttaattcatcaaattcaccTTGAGGTATCATAGTATACCCGTTGTTTGATGCCTTCTCTGTTAAGAATGAAATCGATGGCGAGGAAATAGTTTCTTGGAAATTGTCATATGTGGACTTTTCGATACCAATAAGTCCGATTTTGGAAACATACTCAAGTATTTTTTCACGACTTGGGTTGTTTATGTCTTTGTATTCATccttattcaaaataactAGCTCCTTACTTTCACCTTTTTGTCTTATGAAATCAATACTTGGGTTATCAATCTTTTCTCTGATATCTTTATAATCATACTCTGGAATTAAGCGATGTTCATTCTTGTTTGAATGCTGTATAAGAAATTCTAAAGAAGGCGAATTAATACTTCTTTCCATCTCAATAAACTGTTGTTTAGGAAGTATTACATGGTTTTGCTTCTCAGCGTGCTCTGTTAACAACTTTATAGTTGGATTTTCAAGCAGACTTTGCATTTCaatcaaatcttctttctttattaattcGTAGCCAGAATGAGAGGCCGACTTGACAATGGTGTCAAAATCTAAATCACTTGAGTTATTTCGAGGCTCACATATTTTAGAAAGTAGCTGATCATGTTGATTCTTCGTTAAAGCTACCATTCCGACTAAAGAAGCCTTTTCAATAAGATGGtttttatttggtttattcGCTTTCAATGAAATCTCGTTATACTTTTCGTCTGATATAGCTACTAATCCATATGATCGagcatttttcaatatgaAATCTTTAGGATTACTTATAGTTTCATTATATTCGTCATGTTTTTGTTTAGATAACAACACAAAACCATGACTACTGGCATGTTTTTCaatcattttcttgtttggATTAAGTAATTCTCCATATTTCTGTTCTGGTATCGAAAGGAAACCTATCTTCTTGGCTAGCGTATTTATACGTTCCTCAGATGGATTATTCGCTAATTTTTCCAACTTGTTAAAGTCTTCATTAGCAATAACAACATGCCCCTTCTTTGTTGCAAGCTTCTCAATATGAGAAAGAGAAGGGTCGTTCGCCAACTCCATCAAAGTATTATGCTTATCATGTTTGATAGCAATCATTCCAGCCTTTGAAGCCGCTtctttgatgaattcaGAATTTGGGTTATTGCAAAGttgcaataatttatcatgCTGGTCCTTCTTCATGGTGACAAGTCCTAATTTTCTTGCACATAAATCAATATGCTTACTGTTAGGATTATTGGCTAAATTTACGAGGTCATTGTGTTGAGATTTACTCAAGGTtgtcaaattcaatttggaTGCTAATTCTGAAACTTGCTCTTTTGTTGGTTTATTTGCCAATGCCTCTAATTTCTTATGATCTTCCTTCTTGAGAATTGTACATCCCATAGCTTCAGCTCtcaattgaatacattCAAGAGATGGCTTATCTGCCCTGTTCTGTAAGTCTTTATATTCGGATTCATCTAAAACTCTCAAATTATTAGCAGACGCCTTTTGTTTTATACTGTCAACCAGtggattatttgaagatttcaCTAATATCTCATAATCAGTATTCTGCATAATAGTTAGTCCCAACTCCTTTGTTTTTTCAGTTAGATCATCTAAAGTTGGGTGGTACGccattttttgtaatttttcatgaTCTTTTATAGACATTATGGTCATATCAAGATCCCTAGACTTTAATTTTACATGTTCAATGGAAGGTTTATGAGCCAATTCATCCAACTTGTTatgttcttcaattgttAAAGTAGTTAATCCATTTTCGGCAGCTTTCTgcttcaaataatcaagagATGGCTTTTTCAGCTGTTCTACCATATCGTTGTATTCTTTAGCTtccaaaataatcaaaccTATTTCTTTCGCCTTAACTTCAAGTTGCAATTTGGTAGGTCTATGGAAAAAGTctgataattctttatgATCCAGAACGGTGAGACATACTAAACCGACAGCATTAGatttagaaataatatGATCAGCAGTAGGCTCATTAGCCAAGCTCTTCAAAGTTGTGAATTCTTTGCTGTCCACTGCAACCAAACCCTTCTTACCAGCGCTATTTTCgatttctttaattgttGGGCTTTCGATTTTTTGACGTAGCTTTTTATGTTCCGGTTTATGTAAAACTACATAGTTTAACAAATCTGccttttctttaatatacTTAATAGATGGATTACTTGCAATGTTCTCTAACTccttaaatttattttctttagtTACCACATACCCAATTGATTCTGCTTTAGAAATAAGATGTTGAATAGGTGGTTCCTCTGCTAACTTCTTTAAATCAGAAAGCTCTTCTTTCTTGATTGCTGAATAACCTAAGTTGTCTGCTTTAGAAATAAGATGTTGAATAGGTGGTTCCTCTGCTAACGTCTTTAAATCAGAAAGCTCTTCTTTCTTGATTGCTGAATAACCTAAGTTGTCTGCTTTAGAAATAAGATGTTGAATAGGTGGTTCCTCTGCTAACGTCTTTAAATCAGAAAGCTCTTCTTTCTTGATTGCTGAATAATCTAAGTTGTCTGCTTTAGAAATAAGATGTTGAATAGGT
The nucleotide sequence above comes from Debaryomyces hansenii CBS767 chromosome A complete sequence. Encoded proteins:
- a CDS encoding DEHA2D10582p (highly similar to uniprot|P06787 Saccharomyces cerevisiae YBR109c CMD1), producing the protein MAEKLSEQQIAEFKEAFSLFDKDGDGKITTKELGTVMRSLGQNPSESELTDMINEVDVDSDGSIDFPEFLTMMARKMKDTDSEAEIAEAFKVFDRNGDGKISAAELRHVLTSIGEKLSDADVDQMIREADVNNDGEIDIQEFTQLLSTK
- a CDS encoding DEHA2D10604p (weakly similar to uniprot|Q00402 Saccharomyces cerevisiae YDR150W NUM1 nuclear migration protein) → MSSKQKPPSSKEDLRGQFSDIQKRLFSKSSQNKTESNKTNEKQPPNLPLLSDQSNLTHQASNKSLNPSGSLGSSVPHPTPALGPETKGNDMNFVVGLSENLLGECRRLTAENQKYKAKLKTTMLEIQAYKDQNSSLQNSRDFQINNESDLKDKNWELESNLLSLNDKITSLSGTKEKLLKSNQEQLAKLSHIQNQNDDLQLKNASLSKDYDKLKTTYKKEILELSDRIDELNDENDQLHIKLSGVDKSNTSQMETMDRSELKDAVIHNESLDSEMDSLDINSLLKESQPEIPPVSDPSNPALELETLRATLNHSNRTIAKLRASLLRYRFDKDDNEIQTPIKSRVNKKRGTKNEYNESKRNSIALSPSKRNSKLIILDDESNNSQYPNDGGKWEDFLDDNITAGRSPTRVLNPNTTDHGNTTIDSADESFKNINTDIKSRDNDAPYLTDSSDSDEDVSPSQGQKESLSKELMNTSFTRKQLDDYANENNLILLSYDKYEGLMKNEAQSVSKDDFIKIAQDRGFMIMSKEEHSRLLNEDEMKKRLESRGLVTLPVDEHENLVHTNDSYNKPDMEYLSSKAAESGYEIIEKEDLQRLNKKVVNYNKPSQNYLISKCKDYNLHALSNDAYENYQKLTVELEKPTKAYITNKANELGLIVSPSKFYDDLVNLAQNPSVDHIKSKAKENKLNVLSNEEHAKLISPSIETLTSMAKEYGFVLCSDKDYAELNVLAHNPTFDHLTSKSADLNYKLIAEDEYYRSLQLINSPPVDHIKRVIEKDYRVIKNSEYSTLDKLANSPSLSHVKSKVEEHGLITLTKEEYTDLFKAAHEPSIAHIRNKAEVFGNILVEKEQYNMLIEEKNAPSLEYMEQKAKDRDLVLVEEKHYKTLESISNNPTLGFLEAQASKQGYDIMEHNEHQNLLKLAFEPDLEHLKSHADASEHTIVAKKDHEELDKLSHNPPIDHIKSKAVLHGHQLIPIDDYKKLDLLANEPHIDHLSEKAKLLGYKTIQNEEFDDLYLLAHKPSINHINSKAKDSGYVATKVSDYNELKKLAEEPPIQHLISKADNLGYSAIKKEELSDLKKLAEEPPIQHLISKADNLGYSAIKKEELSDLKTLAEEPPIQHLISKADNLDYSAIKKEELSDLKTLAEEPPIQHLISKADNLGYSAIKKEELSDLKTLAEEPPIQHLISKADNLGYSAIKKEELSDLKKLAEEPPIQHLISKAESIGYVVTKENKFKELENIASNPSIKYIKEKADLLNYVVLHKPEHKKLRQKIESPTIKEIENSAGKKGLVAVDSKEFTTLKSLANEPTADHIISKSNAVGLVCLTVSDHKELSDFFHRPTKLQLEVKAKEIGLIILEAKEYNDMVEQSKKPSLDYLKQKAAENGLTTLTIEEHNKLDELAHKPSIEHVKLKSRDLDMTIMSIKDHEKLQKMAYHPTLDDLTEKTKELGLTIMQNTDYEILVKSSNNPSVDSIKQKASANNLRVLDESEYKDLQNRADKPSLECIQLRAEAMGCTILKKEDHKKLEALANKPTKEQVSELASKLNLTTLSKSQHNDLVNLANNPNSKHIDLCARKLGLVTMKKDQHDKLLQLCNNPNSEFIKEAASKAGMIAIKHDKHNTLMELANDPSLSHIEKLATKKGHVVIANEDFNKLEKLANNPSEERINTLAKKIGFLSIPEQKYGELLNPNKKMIEKHASSHGFVLLSKQKHDEYNETISNPKDFILKNARSYGLVAISDEKYNEISLKANKPNKNHLIEKASLVGMVALTKNQHDQLLSKICEPRNNSSDLDFDTIVKSASHSGYELIKKEDLIEMQSSLENPTIKLLTEHAEKQNHVILPKQQFIEMERSINSPSLEFLIQHSNKNEHRLIPEYDYKDIREKIDNPSIDFIRQKGESKELVILNKDEYKDINNPSREKILEYVSKIGLIGIEKSTYDNFQETISSPSISFLTEKASNNGYTMIPQGEFDELNEKVLNPSKDYLQDKTKSIGFVLLNQSEHDDLVRLAHHPDESHLHLVASLIGLTVMESSQYDALNLQVTSPTLEHVSEKAMLLDHIVLPKNEHSSLLKNANKSLIDRANEENMKVISIEDYGLMEKSIDNPSIEHITRKAEHYGYTVIPSSDLSKLYYDAEKPIHQKAEELGMVVLSVEEFNKLTEEIASPSTSYLSGKAEVLDMVMITNDEYSKLKEHSKKTVHEIAKESSMLALPMSDLDALWCHFGMNMKMDAKALEKGQTGIFKENLQKVIEKVESPSLEHITEKLDRYDYVAVPQEKYDNLISSFNEPFEVKAKRQNIKPISSVDYNKLMEQIDNPTLESLSEKSKIHDHLVVPKSEYETLKKQVETPTLESLSEKSKIHDHLVVPKSEYETLKKQVETPTLESLSEKSKIHDHLVVPKSEYETLKKQVETPTLESLSEKSKIHDHLVVPKSEYETLKKQVETPTLESLSEKSKIHDHLVVPKSEYETLKKQVETPTLESLSEKSKIHDHLVVPKSEYEKLNDEAAEYKNNVLNKTIIETSMYEDLRDKANDPGLDHLKEKSLKYDHSLILTGELAELKSVIDSPSLDHIKEKAEKREHIVISRPEFIDLESKANESIKNRADKLSLKLIGAKDLEELQKVASESIEDKAAKVQMKIIPIDEFKNLEKSAIEPLTSKAEAANLKLLTLEEYQKLESPSLDYILEKANLRGFSIIDSKELDELRKSMEEPLELKAASRKQRIISISEFDKLQGNIANPSLEYLMEKAYSQRHRIVEAEKYDSLKSVANRSLEEHAKESDKKIICPEEYNDLLVRANKPSIESIKNNALLNGLTVLSIEEYEQLSSVANQPFDEKVKSLGLVAIDKAEYENLKSQMNKPTPEFLSAKARECGLHIMPIEEFESIEKAIDDKLRDVSDAEIIEMAENRGYRVSSGEISIEKAAPVPDLYSGISRSDSTGDFDADELTKKAANIDMVVISKQEYEELSNPRLCEQRLRDQAKELSLTLVPEVDILKMKQSIAEKDFQIFNLGRNSESDFSKEALINKSSEIDMVLLEKKDYHELKSLANIGKNPPPINLSVAELTSVASELGLSVITEDDFAKYEKLSRVVEDKDKLTEVGRKLGLLCVPKSAFVATTVSRTADVNKVTVIPTTYYNKLTRNDSLCIEKVSDETFKKYAEKRGYTHTDTLQAVPKSNSGSPEMNLVSKFSQPPPGGNIKSPPSFGSTGSYHKQMNTLTASNSIRSNLSHYSNVNSISDSLHTTGVLSMATNVSLTDKSMIPAITQVVIGEYLFKYYRRLGPLSSISESRHERYFWVHPYSLTLYWSSSNPVLTNPAELKTRAAAIIGVQSVEDNNPLPTGLYHKSIIVHSQNRSIKITCATRQRHNIWYNALRYLINRNVDDLTFDNDHFEEGDKSGNNKDGLYDIGDRHALPRPRISSTPPNILRSPSSGKIGRFHSLRN